Below is a window of bacterium DNA.
GGATCCGTCGGGTGCCGCGCACCAGGCTCTGGTGAATCTGCATGGGGCCAGTATAGCCATGGCCCAGCGGTTGATAGCGCCGAGTCCGTCGCGACACCCTTCAACGAGGGTCTTTCGGATCTATCTGAACCTGTACAGGCGCGGGGCTATCGCGCGGCCGCGCGCACCTCGCCGAGGGCCTCGCGCGCGGCGGCCACGGTCCGACCGACGTGGTCGGCCGTGTGGGCCGTGGACACGAGCCAGCGGCCGCTCGGCAGCACGCGAACGCCGCGCCTGCGCATCGCCGCGGCGAACACCTCGTACGCGGCGGCGCCCGCCGTCCGCGCGGTGGGCGCGTCCGCGATGCACGTCCGATCGGTGATCCACATTTGGAACACGGGCCCCGGGCCCTGCGTGAGCACCGGCACGCCGTGCTCGGCGCCCGCCTCCCGCAGGCCCGCCATGAGGGTCTGCGCGGTCGCGGTGAGGCCCGCGTACGGTGCGCCGCCGTCCGCGGCGAGCGCGTCGAGCGTCGCCCGGGCCGCCGCCATCGCCGGCGGGTTTCCATTATATGTCCCGCCGTGCAGGGTACCGCCGCGAGACAGCACCGCCATCAGGTCGCGCCGGCCGCCCACGACGCTCAGCGGGAATCCGTTCCCGACCGCCTTCCCAAAGACCGTGAGATCGGGTGTGACGCCGAGCAGAGACTGCGCGCCGCCGAGCGCCACGCGGAAGCCCGTGATGACCTCGTCGAAGATCAGCACCGTCCCGTCGCGGGTGCACCACTCACGGATCGCCGCCAGCAAGCCGGGGGCGGGCGGAATGACGCCGGTGTTGCACAGAATAGGCTCGAGGATCACCGCGGCGATCTGGCCGCGGTACCGCGCCGCGGCGTCACGAACCGCGGCGACGTCGTTCCACGGCAGCACGAGCAGCTCCCGAACCGCCGACGGCGGCTGCCCCGCGCTGCCGGGGCGCGCCGGGGCGATCGGCTCGTCGGTGTCCGAGCGGTCAGCGACGTGAATCGCGTCGAACCAGCCGTGATAGTGGCCGTCGAAGCGCACGACCGGCCAGCGGCCGGTCGCGGCGCGGGCGATCCGCAGCGCCGCGTGCGCCGCCTCGGATCCCGAAGACGTGCAGCGGATGACCTCCACCGAGGCCACCGCCCCGCTGATCCGCTCGGCGACCTCCGCTTCGAGCGGATGCTGCCCGGCGAACACCAGCCCCTCGCGCACGGCGCCGGCGATCGCCTCCGTCACGCGCGGATCGGCATGGCCGAGAATCACCGCGCCCATGCCGAGGACGTAGTCGATGTGCCAGCGTCCGTCGGCGTCCTGGACTTCGGCCCCCCGGCCCCGCGTCACAACGAAGGGCGCGGGGCGCTCGGCGAGCCGAATGTTGCTGTTGACGCCACCGGCGAGGTGGCGCCGGGCCCGTGTCATGTACTCTTCCGACCGGTCGGGCCGCTCCATACGGCGCTCCTTCCATCCGGCGGCGCCCGGCGCCTGCGTTCGCGCGGAGGACTGCCCCGGTCGCGCCCCGTATGTCAGCCGCATGACACCCTCACGGCTCGGCGTGGGCATCCACGGCGCGGGAAACGTGAGCACCCAGTACATCGAGGCGTTCACGCGCAACCCCCACACCGAGATCCGGATGATCACGAGCCGGACGGCGGATCAGGCCCGGCGCCGGGCGGCGCAGTACGGCTTGGCGTGCGACGCCGGCGACCGGCTCGACGCGCTGCTCGAGCGCGACGACGTGCACATCGTCGCGATCTGCACGCCGAATCACCTCCACGCGGAGGAGGCGATCCGCGCGGCCCGCGCCGGCAAGCACCTCGTCGTGGAGAAGCCGATCGCGCTCACGCTGCCGGAGCTGCGCGCGCTGGTGAGCAAGGTCGAGGAACACCGCGTCAAGGCCACGGTGGGCTTCGTACTGCGGTGGAACCCCCTCGTCCGGATGGCGCGCCGGCTCGTGCACGACCGCGCGCTTGGCGACCTCATGCTCGTCGAGGCGGACTACATTCACCGCGTCGACCCCGCGCGGCCCGGCTGGGAGTGGAAGGGCCGCGCGGCGACGAGCGGCGGCACGCTCATGATGGGCGGCTGCCACGCGGTCGACGTGCTGCGGTTCTGCGCCGGCGAGATCGAGAGCGTCTCCGCCTACGCGACGCAGGTCGCCCGCCGGGACTTCGACTACCCGCCGACGATCACGGCGTCCCTCCGCTTCGCCAACGGGGCCGTCGGCAAGGTCAGCGTGACGTTCGAGGCGTTCAGCCCGTACCTGTTCAACCTCAGCCTCTACGGCAGCCGCGGCACCCTCCGGAACAACCGCCTGTTCGCGGCCGCCCTCGACGGACAGACCGATTACGTGACGATTCCGACCGTGCTGCCCGACAGTGCCGACGTGGCCCACCATCCGTTCCAGGCGGAGGTGGACGACCTCGTGGCCGCGATCCTGGAGGACCGGCCGCCGCTGGCCGCGCTCGCGGACGCCGCCCGCAGCCACGAAGTCTGCCTCGCGATCGACCGCGCCTGGACGGAGGAGCGCCGGGTCGCGCTGCCGCTGCCGCCGGAGTAGACGCGACTTAGCGGTTGTGGCGGCGGGGATCGAGGAGATCCCGAAGCCCGTCGCCGACGAGGTTCAGCGAGAACACCAGCACGAAGATGGCCGTCCCGGGAAAGAACGCGTACCACGGCGCCTGGAACAGGAAGTTGCGCGCGCTCGCCAGCATGACGCCCCACTCCGGGGTCGGCGGCTGCGCGCCGAGCCCCAGGAAGCTGAACGACGCCTCGTACAGCACCGCGTACGCGAACCCCAGCGAGACCAGCACCACCAGCGGCCCGATCAGGTTCGGCAGCAGCGTCCGCACGATGATGTAGGGCACCGGCGCGCCGATCGCGTGGGCCGCCACCACGTACTCGCGCTCCCGCTCCGCGATGATCGCCGACCGGGCCACCCGCGCGAAGTTCGGCAGCGACGCGATCGCAATGGCGAGCACCACGCTCGGCTCGCCTGGGCGGAGCACGGCGACGATCGCGATGCCGAGCAGCAGCACCGGAAACGAGAAGAGCACGTCGATGACCCGGCCGGCCAGGCTGTCGTAGGCGCCGCCGAAGTAGCCCGTCGTGAGGCCGAGGGCGCTGCCGGCGACTGCCGCGAGCAGCACCGAGACGCTGCTGGCGAGGAGGGTCAGCCGGGCTCCGAAGAGCAGCCGGCTGAGGACGTCCCGGCCGAACTCGTCCGTGCCGAGCGGGTGCGCGGCCGACGGCGCCGCGAGTGTCGTCTCCATGTGCTGCGCGTCCGGCGGGTATCCGGCGAGGAGGCCGGCGCCGAGCGCCGCGAGGCACAGTGCGACCACCGCGCCGAGGCCGAACGTCAGACTCCAGCGCTTCGTGAGCCAGCGCAGGGCCCGGGCGGGCTGCCTCACTGCGAGAGGGTCGCCCGGCCCAGGCGCACGCGCGGGTCGAGCACCGGGTAGAGCAGGTCCACGATCAGGTTGACCAGTACGAACGCCGTGGCGATCAGCAGGATGATCCCCGTGGCCACCTGGTAGTCCCGGTTGAGGATCGCGTTCAGCACGAGGCGCCCGATGCCCGGCAGCGCGAAGACCGATTCGGTGATCACGGTGCCGCCGAGCAGGTAGCCCATCTGCACCCCGAGGACGGTCACGAACGGGATCAGGGCGTTGCGCATCGCGTGGCGCACCAGGACGACCGGCTCGGTCAACCCCTTCGCCCGCGCGGTGCGGGTGAAGTCCGCCCCGAGCACCTCGAGCATGCTGGCGCGGAGATACCGCATGAACTGCGTCGAGGCGAAGGTGCCGAGCGCGATCGCCGGGAGGATCATACTGCGGAGGTTCGGGACGAGGCCGCTCGCGAGCGGGGTGAAGCCGCCCGCGGGCAGCCATCGGAGATACACGCTGAACACATAGATCAGCATGATGCCGAGCCAGAACCCGGGGATGGACAGCCCGCCGAAGCCCACCGCGGTCGCGGTCAGATCAAACCAGGAGCCGGGCCGCACCGCCGACACGATGCCGGCCGGCACGGCGATCGCGACCGCGACGAGAAGCGCCAGCACGGCGAGCTCCACCGTCACGGTGGACGCCCGCGCGACCAGCTGCAGCACGGTCAGATGGCTGAAGTACGACTCGCCGAGGTTGCCGCGGAGCGCGTTCGCCGCCCACAGCGCGTACCGGACGTAGATCGGCCGATCGAGTCCCCACTGGTGGCGCAAACCGGCCACGACGTCCGGCGTCGCGTCGGTCCCCGCCATGATCTGGGCGGGATCGCCCGGGATGAAGTACGTGACCAGGAACACGAGCACGCTGACGCCGACGAGCGTGGGAACGACGCTCAGCGATCGCCACAGCAGATACTTGGCCACCTCGCGGGACGCCGCGGCCGGAAGGTCAGCCCGCTCGGCGCGTCACCGGGCGAGCCACACGTCGGCGAAGCTCTGCTGGAACGCCGCGTGCGGCACGAACCCTTTGACCGCCGCCACCGCGGCGTGCGCCGTCGAACGGTGGCAGAAGATCGCCCCCGGCAGGTGGTCCAGCCACATCTCCTGGACGCTGTAGTAGGCGACCTTGCGGGCCGGACGGGCGAACGTCGTCGCGCCGCGATGCAACTCGGCCACGTAGCCGGGAATGGCGTCCGGCGTGAGTCCGTTGTAGTTCGCCGGCACCGGCGGGAAGAAGAGGCCCGCCGAATAGGTCAACGCCGGATCGGCGGACCCGCGCGGCGGATAGTCCACCGCGGCGAAGTAGTCGTGCGACTGGTTGAGCCGCGCCGCCCACTGGCCGATGTCCACTTCCTCGATGGCCGGCCGGTAGCCGAGCGACGCGAACGTGGCCTGGACCATCGTCGACAGCTGCGTGAACTCCGGGTACCCCGACGGCGTGAGCAGGCTGAAGTTGAGTCCCTGCCCCTTCGGGTAGCCGGCCTTTTCCAGCAGGCGCCCCGCCTGGTCGGGATTGTACGTGTACTTGTGCTCCGTGCGGGGGTCGAACGCCCAGTGCGACGGGGTAAACGGGCTGTTGTCGACGCGCCCCTGCCCGGCCAGGAAGTTCTTGATGAACGCGTCGCGGTCGAGCGCATACGCCACCGCCTGCCGCGCCTCGAGCCGGTTGAACGGCGGCTTGCGGGCGTTGAGATACATCACGAACATCTGGTCAACCGGCGGCACGACGGTCACCGCGACCCGCCGGTCCGCGCGCAGCCGCGGAACCTCCAGCAGGCTGAAGTCGTACACCATGTCCACGTCGCCGGCGAGCAGCTGCGAGATCCGCGTCTGCAGCTCGGTCACCGGCTTGAGCACGATCCGGTCCACGTGGCCGGCGCCGGCCTCGTTCCAATAGCTCGGGGCGCGCTGCAGCGTCACGTGGTCGTTGGGCACCCACTCGACGAAGCGGTACGGCCCCGACCCGACCGGAGTCTTCCGCGCCAGATCCGTGCCCTGGCTGCGCGGCACGATGTCCACGTACGCAAACGCCGGGATCACTTGGTTTTCGACGGTATCGGTCTTGATCTTGAGGTGCGTCGGATCGAGCACCTGCACGTCCTGGATCGGCGCGATGAATCCCCGCAGCCACGACCCGGTCTTGGGGTCGCGGATGCTGTCCAGCGTGAACTTGACGTCCGCGGCCGTCAGCGTCTCGCCGTTGTGGAACTTCACGCCGCTCGGCAGGGTCACGACGAGGCCGGTGTTCCCGTCCGTCCATTCGAACGATTTCGCCAGCTTGGGCTTGAACTCGAGCGTGGCGGGGTCCTGGTACGAGAGCTGGTCGTAGACGTTGGTTTTGATGACCTTCCAGACGTTGAGCGTGCCGGTCCACGGATGCAGCGTGTTGATGTCCACCGATTGGCTGATCGTGAGGGTGCCGCCGTTTTTGGGCGCGGGGGCCGCCGCCAGCGCCCGGCTGAGGCCGGCCCACCCGGCGACATTGCCCGCCGCAATCCCCGCGGCCGCCCCGGCCGCCGTCCGTCCCGTGCGGCGAAGTAATTCGCGGCGTGTCAGCGACCGGGTCATAGGCATCCCCCTCCGGCTCAACGCAGATGGCTGGCGTGCACAGGTTCGCGCCTCACCTGCACGGTCCTGCGGCGCGGCGGATCGGCATCGCGCGACCCGCGTGGACGGCTCCCGTCGCTACGGGCGATTGTCCGCGGGCGTGTCGAGCCTGCGCAGTACCAGAAACACGACGAGGTCCCACGCGTTGCGCACGCCGATCACGAGGAGCAGAACGCTGGCCGCGGCCAGCGCGTTGAGCGCCTGCCCCCGCGGCGGTC
It encodes the following:
- a CDS encoding aspartate aminotransferase family protein; this translates as MERPDRSEEYMTRARRHLAGGVNSNIRLAERPAPFVVTRGRGAEVQDADGRWHIDYVLGMGAVILGHADPRVTEAIAGAVREGLVFAGQHPLEAEVAERISGAVASVEVIRCTSSGSEAAHAALRIARAATGRWPVVRFDGHYHGWFDAIHVADRSDTDEPIAPARPGSAGQPPSAVRELLVLPWNDVAAVRDAAARYRGQIAAVILEPILCNTGVIPPAPGLLAAIREWCTRDGTVLIFDEVITGFRVALGGAQSLLGVTPDLTVFGKAVGNGFPLSVVGGRRDLMAVLSRGGTLHGGTYNGNPPAMAAARATLDALAADGGAPYAGLTATAQTLMAGLREAGAEHGVPVLTQGPGPVFQMWITDRTCIADAPTARTAGAAAYEVFAAAMRRRGVRVLPSGRWLVSTAHTADHVGRTVAAAREALGEVRAAAR
- a CDS encoding Gfo/Idh/MocA family oxidoreductase — protein: MTPSRLGVGIHGAGNVSTQYIEAFTRNPHTEIRMITSRTADQARRRAAQYGLACDAGDRLDALLERDDVHIVAICTPNHLHAEEAIRAARAGKHLVVEKPIALTLPELRALVSKVEEHRVKATVGFVLRWNPLVRMARRLVHDRALGDLMLVEADYIHRVDPARPGWEWKGRAATSGGTLMMGGCHAVDVLRFCAGEIESVSAYATQVARRDFDYPPTITASLRFANGAVGKVSVTFEAFSPYLFNLSLYGSRGTLRNNRLFAAALDGQTDYVTIPTVLPDSADVAHHPFQAEVDDLVAAILEDRPPLAALADAARSHEVCLAIDRAWTEERRVALPLPPE
- a CDS encoding ABC transporter substrate-binding protein; this encodes MTRSLTRRELLRRTGRTAAGAAAGIAAGNVAGWAGLSRALAAAPAPKNGGTLTISQSVDINTLHPWTGTLNVWKVIKTNVYDQLSYQDPATLEFKPKLAKSFEWTDGNTGLVVTLPSGVKFHNGETLTAADVKFTLDSIRDPKTGSWLRGFIAPIQDVQVLDPTHLKIKTDTVENQVIPAFAYVDIVPRSQGTDLARKTPVGSGPYRFVEWVPNDHVTLQRAPSYWNEAGAGHVDRIVLKPVTELQTRISQLLAGDVDMVYDFSLLEVPRLRADRRVAVTVVPPVDQMFVMYLNARKPPFNRLEARQAVAYALDRDAFIKNFLAGQGRVDNSPFTPSHWAFDPRTEHKYTYNPDQAGRLLEKAGYPKGQGLNFSLLTPSGYPEFTQLSTMVQATFASLGYRPAIEEVDIGQWAARLNQSHDYFAAVDYPPRGSADPALTYSAGLFFPPVPANYNGLTPDAIPGYVAELHRGATTFARPARKVAYYSVQEMWLDHLPGAIFCHRSTAHAAVAAVKGFVPHAAFQQSFADVWLAR
- a CDS encoding ABC transporter permease, encoding MRQPARALRWLTKRWSLTFGLGAVVALCLAALGAGLLAGYPPDAQHMETTLAAPSAAHPLGTDEFGRDVLSRLLFGARLTLLASSVSVLLAAVAGSALGLTTGYFGGAYDSLAGRVIDVLFSFPVLLLGIAIVAVLRPGEPSVVLAIAIASLPNFARVARSAIIAEREREYVVAAHAIGAPVPYIIVRTLLPNLIGPLVVLVSLGFAYAVLYEASFSFLGLGAQPPTPEWGVMLASARNFLFQAPWYAFFPGTAIFVLVFSLNLVGDGLRDLLDPRRHNR
- a CDS encoding ABC transporter permease, whose protein sequence is MAKYLLWRSLSVVPTLVGVSVLVFLVTYFIPGDPAQIMAGTDATPDVVAGLRHQWGLDRPIYVRYALWAANALRGNLGESYFSHLTVLQLVARASTVTVELAVLALLVAVAIAVPAGIVSAVRPGSWFDLTATAVGFGGLSIPGFWLGIMLIYVFSVYLRWLPAGGFTPLASGLVPNLRSMILPAIALGTFASTQFMRYLRASMLEVLGADFTRTARAKGLTEPVVLVRHAMRNALIPFVTVLGVQMGYLLGGTVITESVFALPGIGRLVLNAILNRDYQVATGIILLIATAFVLVNLIVDLLYPVLDPRVRLGRATLSQ